A DNA window from Pseudomonas tohonis contains the following coding sequences:
- a CDS encoding DUF1175 domain-containing protein, with protein sequence MAAAGVAPAVTRTLARLPLGLAALLMAWSLAVRAEDVPALDAEQSQVFRAWFVRIAQEQLRQGPSPRWHQQDCAGLVRFAANEALKPHDGKWLRANGLSNRYLPPELDLTDGQRRLAQTWQQGGGKVGPYVNAIKLIQYNSRFAGRDLNQARPGDLIFFDQGDEQHLMIWMGRDIAYHTGTTTPTDNGMRSVSLQQLMTWKDTRWIPDESNPNFIGIYRLHFLSR encoded by the coding sequence ATGGCTGCCGCTGGAGTGGCGCCCGCTGTGACCCGTACCCTGGCTCGCCTGCCGCTGGGCCTTGCCGCGCTGTTGATGGCGTGGAGCCTGGCCGTGCGCGCCGAGGACGTCCCCGCACTGGACGCCGAGCAGTCCCAGGTGTTCCGCGCCTGGTTCGTGCGCATCGCCCAGGAACAGCTGCGCCAGGGGCCGAGCCCGCGCTGGCACCAGCAGGACTGTGCCGGCCTGGTGCGCTTCGCCGCCAACGAGGCGCTCAAGCCCCACGACGGCAAGTGGCTGCGCGCCAACGGCCTGTCCAACCGCTACCTGCCGCCGGAGCTGGACCTGACCGACGGCCAGCGCCGCCTGGCGCAGACCTGGCAACAGGGTGGCGGCAAGGTCGGGCCCTATGTGAATGCCATCAAGCTGATCCAGTACAACAGCCGGTTCGCCGGCCGTGACCTCAACCAGGCGCGGCCCGGCGACCTGATCTTCTTCGACCAGGGCGACGAGCAGCACCTGATGATCTGGATGGGGCGCGACATCGCGTACCACACCGGAACCACCACGCCGACCGATAACGGCATGCGCTCCGTGAGCCTGCAACAACTCATGACATGGAAGGACACCCGATGGATCCCCGACGAATCCAACCCCAACTTTATCGGCATCTATCGGCTGCACTTCCTCTCCCGATGA
- a CDS encoding ABC transporter substrate-binding protein, whose translation MRRCLSSLALLLPLACNAASSLVVCTEASPEGFDIVQFTAATTGDAAAETIFDRLVQFAPGSTRLQPGLAERWDISPDGLTYDFQLRRGVKFHTTPWFTPGREFNADDVLWSFQRQLDPKHPWHELSPRGFPYAESMAFAQLIERVEKLDEHRVRFVLRHPEAPFLADLAMGFTSIYSAEYAAKLLATGTPDALNSQPVGTGPFVFQRYAKDAQVRFLANPDYWNGKPPSDRLLLAITPDPNVRIQQLRAGACQVALYPKPTDVPALRGAPGVKLVEQDALMVAYVALNTRHPPLDDVRVRQAINLAFDRKSYIRAQYGEGAASAAVNPYPATLLGYNSDLDPWPHDPERARQLLAEAGHASGLKLSIWTRPGGGPTNPNPGIGAQMLQADLAAIGIQADIRVFEWGELIKRAKNGEHDLVFMGWVGDNGDPDNFLTPNLSCAAAQSGENQAGWCDAKFDDLIRQARAENDRDTRAQLYRQALAIFHEKAPWIPLAHPRLFNVLTPEVEGFRMSPLGSNNFATTRLKAKPDAP comes from the coding sequence ATGCGCCGATGCCTGTCGTCCCTCGCCCTGCTCCTGCCGCTTGCCTGCAACGCCGCCAGTTCCCTGGTGGTCTGCACCGAAGCCAGCCCCGAAGGCTTCGACATCGTCCAGTTCACCGCCGCCACCACGGGCGATGCCGCCGCCGAGACGATCTTCGACCGCCTGGTGCAGTTCGCCCCCGGCAGCACCCGCCTGCAGCCGGGCCTCGCCGAACGCTGGGACATCAGCCCGGATGGCCTCACCTACGACTTCCAGCTGCGCCGCGGCGTGAAGTTCCACACCACGCCCTGGTTCACCCCCGGCCGCGAGTTCAATGCCGACGACGTGCTCTGGAGCTTCCAGCGCCAGCTCGACCCGAAGCATCCCTGGCATGAACTCTCGCCACGGGGCTTCCCCTATGCCGAATCCATGGCCTTCGCCCAGTTGATCGAGCGCGTCGAGAAGCTCGACGAACACCGCGTGCGCTTCGTCCTGCGTCACCCCGAGGCGCCCTTCCTCGCCGACCTGGCCATGGGCTTCACCTCCATCTACTCCGCCGAATACGCCGCCAAGCTGCTGGCCACCGGCACGCCCGACGCGCTCAACAGCCAGCCGGTGGGCACCGGCCCCTTCGTCTTCCAGCGCTACGCCAAGGACGCCCAGGTGCGCTTCCTCGCCAACCCCGACTACTGGAACGGCAAGCCGCCCAGCGACCGCCTGCTGCTGGCCATCACCCCCGACCCGAACGTACGCATCCAGCAACTGCGCGCCGGCGCCTGCCAGGTGGCCCTCTACCCCAAGCCCACCGACGTGCCCGCCCTGCGCGGCGCGCCCGGCGTGAAGCTGGTGGAGCAGGATGCGCTGATGGTCGCCTACGTCGCCCTCAACACCCGCCACCCGCCGCTGGACGACGTGCGCGTGCGCCAGGCGATCAACCTCGCCTTCGACAGGAAGTCCTACATCCGCGCCCAGTACGGCGAAGGCGCGGCCAGCGCCGCGGTCAACCCCTACCCCGCCACCCTGCTGGGCTACAACAGCGACCTCGATCCCTGGCCCCACGACCCCGAGCGCGCCCGCCAGCTGCTGGCCGAGGCCGGGCACGCAAGCGGGCTCAAGCTGTCGATCTGGACCCGCCCCGGTGGCGGCCCCACCAACCCCAACCCCGGCATCGGCGCGCAGATGCTCCAGGCCGACCTGGCCGCCATCGGCATCCAGGCGGACATCCGCGTCTTCGAATGGGGCGAACTGATCAAGCGCGCCAAGAACGGCGAGCACGACCTGGTGTTCATGGGCTGGGTGGGCGACAACGGCGACCCGGACAACTTCCTCACCCCCAACCTCTCCTGCGCCGCCGCGCAATCAGGGGAGAACCAGGCCGGCTGGTGCGATGCGAAATTCGACGACCTCATCCGCCAGGCCCGCGCGGAAAACGACCGGGACACACGCGCCCAGCTCTACCGCCAGGCCCTGGCGATCTTCCACGAAAAAGCCCCCTGGATCCCCCTCGCCCACCCCAGGCTGTTCAACGTCCTCACCCCCGAGGTGGAAGGCTTCCGCATGAGCCCGCTGGGGTCGAACAACTTCGCGACGACGCGGTTGAAGGCGAAGCCGGACGCCCCGTAG
- a CDS encoding ATP-binding protein produces the protein MLEPLPLLSASRQNLLRLTFIRILVLAAQAGSVGLAYKAQLLQLPWLELSVTLGVSVILCLSTALRLRGPWPVTELEYSVQLACDLVIHSVLLYYSGGSTNPFVSYYLVPLTIAAATLPWLYTLVLAGMALAAYTLLLVWFHPLEMPVAQRETLLIYGMWLSFALAAALITFFAARMTEELRRQDQLQSVRREEGMRDQQLLAVATQAAGAAHELGTPLATMSVLLKELRQEYGDKPSLQDDLALLQEQVRLCKDTLQQLVRAAEADRRQAVVEQSVVEWMEVTLNRWHLMRPEATYRYQCLGIGQPPRLMPPADLTQALLNLLNNAADACPDKLDIRINWDHQWMVLSIRDHGAGVPLAIAEQLGRPFFTTKGKGFGLGLFLSQASVTRAGGTVKLYNHEDGGTLTELRLPRGYGVV, from the coding sequence ATGCTCGAACCCTTGCCCCTCTTGTCCGCCAGCCGGCAGAACCTGCTGCGCCTGACCTTCATCCGCATCCTCGTGCTGGCCGCCCAGGCCGGTTCGGTGGGGCTCGCCTACAAGGCCCAGCTGCTGCAGCTGCCCTGGCTGGAGCTGTCGGTCACCCTCGGTGTATCGGTCATCCTGTGCCTGAGCACCGCCCTGCGCCTGCGCGGGCCCTGGCCGGTCACCGAGCTGGAGTACTCGGTGCAACTGGCTTGCGACCTGGTCATCCACAGCGTGCTGCTCTACTACTCGGGCGGCTCGACCAACCCCTTCGTTTCCTACTACCTGGTGCCGCTGACCATCGCCGCCGCCACCTTGCCCTGGCTCTACACCCTGGTGCTGGCAGGCATGGCCCTGGCCGCCTACACCCTGCTGCTGGTGTGGTTCCACCCGCTGGAGATGCCGGTGGCCCAGCGCGAGACCCTGCTGATCTACGGCATGTGGCTGAGCTTCGCCCTGGCTGCCGCGCTGATCACCTTCTTCGCCGCGCGGATGACCGAGGAGCTGCGTCGGCAGGACCAGCTGCAGTCCGTGCGCCGGGAAGAGGGCATGCGCGACCAGCAGCTGCTGGCCGTGGCCACCCAGGCCGCCGGCGCCGCCCATGAGCTGGGCACGCCGCTCGCGACCATGAGCGTGCTGCTCAAGGAGCTGCGCCAGGAATACGGCGACAAGCCGTCCCTGCAGGATGACCTGGCCCTGCTGCAGGAGCAGGTGCGCCTGTGCAAGGACACCCTGCAGCAACTGGTGCGCGCCGCCGAGGCGGATCGACGCCAGGCGGTGGTGGAGCAATCGGTGGTGGAGTGGATGGAGGTCACCCTCAACCGCTGGCACCTGATGCGCCCCGAGGCCACCTATCGCTACCAGTGCCTGGGCATCGGCCAGCCGCCCCGGCTCATGCCGCCGGCCGACCTGACCCAGGCCCTGCTGAACCTGTTGAACAATGCCGCCGACGCCTGCCCGGACAAGCTCGACATCCGCATCAACTGGGATCACCAGTGGATGGTGCTGAGCATCCGCGACCATGGCGCCGGCGTGCCCCTGGCCATCGCCGAACAGCTCGGCCGGCCCTTCTTCACCACCAAGGGCAAGGGCTTCGGCCTCGGCCTGTTCCTCAGCCAGGCCAGCGTCACCCGTGCCGGCGGAACCGTGAAGCTGTACAACCATGAAGATGGCGGTACCCTCACCGAGTTGCGCCTGCCCCGTGGTTACGGCGTTGTCTGA
- a CDS encoding DUF2138 domain-containing protein — translation MSQTTTPEPARRPALARHPRALAAGLLLPLAAFGLLGGCSKEPPRELAEKSALGLDLKRPDALIESVSLSRLPKDILAVPLLRDTLTEDFVFYYQDNADRLGLSGSLRRIIYERDLKLQDTLLDELLDQPAEVALWRGADGKLKHVLLTIERGGLARVLEPLAHVALDDSQLSQAGELRVDGDSVPLYRLSYLGDRSVLLASHGDKLLVLSSPGMLMDEAGQLAKDATESVESLLEGENPFPERFGLDARGTEQQRIALGGEYVAFGYQRFFPSFAGLRFEMDDKGWHSYVALNDVDDQPAFDFAPIWKAMPMGASACVALPVAPGVPGKLLDRVGAGKEVAAELEKRLNGSAGLCWYAESRLHSPLLVTLLGEKVTPELDTAIEGLFGSVIGAYEPYVEGGRFPVDDQTQGETRRWTRDVGSNFGQYPASENANPDALGSSGFFRVSLARHGDTLLFSLDDKLVTKGLDTLDKRFPPLAETLPKDALVPAFMAPDGLSKLLERETLDSLPSNYEPVFRNAAETHLLPKLRALGGHGKYALALPAGTKTGSDWQWLPLEWRPL, via the coding sequence ATGAGCCAGACCACCACACCCGAACCGGCCCGCCGCCCGGCCCTGGCACGCCACCCGCGCGCCCTGGCCGCCGGCCTGCTGCTGCCGCTGGCCGCCTTCGGCCTGCTGGGCGGGTGCTCCAAGGAACCGCCGCGCGAGCTGGCCGAGAAGAGCGCCCTGGGCCTCGACCTGAAGCGCCCCGATGCGCTGATCGAGAGCGTCTCGCTGAGCCGCCTGCCCAAGGACATCCTCGCCGTGCCGCTGCTGCGCGACACCCTCACCGAGGACTTCGTCTTCTACTACCAGGACAACGCCGACCGCCTCGGGCTGTCCGGCAGCCTGCGGCGGATCATCTACGAGCGTGACCTCAAGCTACAGGACACGCTGCTGGACGAGTTGCTCGACCAGCCCGCCGAAGTCGCCCTGTGGCGCGGCGCCGACGGCAAGCTCAAGCATGTGCTGCTGACCATCGAGCGCGGTGGCCTGGCGCGGGTGCTGGAGCCCCTGGCCCACGTCGCCCTCGACGACAGCCAGCTGAGCCAGGCCGGCGAGCTGCGCGTGGACGGCGACTCCGTACCGCTCTACCGCCTGAGCTACCTGGGCGATCGCTCCGTGCTGCTGGCCAGCCACGGCGACAAGCTGCTGGTGCTGTCCAGCCCCGGCATGCTGATGGATGAAGCCGGCCAACTGGCCAAGGACGCCACCGAATCGGTGGAATCCCTGCTGGAAGGCGAGAACCCCTTCCCCGAGCGCTTCGGCCTGGATGCCCGCGGCACCGAGCAGCAGCGCATCGCCCTGGGCGGCGAGTACGTCGCCTTCGGCTACCAGCGCTTCTTCCCGTCCTTCGCCGGGCTGCGCTTCGAGATGGACGACAAGGGCTGGCACAGCTACGTCGCCCTCAACGACGTCGACGACCAGCCGGCCTTCGACTTCGCCCCCATCTGGAAGGCCATGCCCATGGGCGCCAGTGCCTGCGTGGCGCTACCGGTGGCACCGGGCGTGCCCGGCAAGCTGCTGGACCGCGTCGGCGCCGGCAAGGAGGTCGCCGCCGAGCTGGAGAAGCGCCTGAACGGATCGGCCGGCCTGTGCTGGTACGCCGAATCGCGCCTGCACTCGCCGCTGCTGGTCACCCTACTGGGCGAGAAGGTGACGCCTGAGCTCGATACCGCCATCGAGGGCCTGTTCGGCTCGGTGATCGGCGCCTACGAGCCCTATGTCGAGGGTGGCCGCTTCCCGGTGGACGACCAGACCCAGGGCGAGACCCGCCGCTGGACCCGCGATGTCGGCTCCAACTTCGGCCAGTACCCGGCCAGCGAGAACGCCAACCCGGACGCCCTGGGTTCCAGCGGCTTCTTCCGCGTGAGCCTGGCGCGCCATGGCGACACCCTGCTGTTCTCCCTCGACGACAAGCTGGTGACCAAGGGCCTGGATACCCTCGACAAGCGCTTCCCGCCGCTGGCCGAGACCCTGCCCAAGGACGCCCTGGTGCCGGCCTTCATGGCCCCCGACGGCCTGTCGAAGCTGCTCGAGCGCGAGACCCTCGACAGCCTGCCGAGCAACTACGAGCCGGTGTTCCGCAACGCCGCCGAAACCCACCTGCTGCCCAAGCTGCGGGCCCTCGGTGGCCATGGCAAGTACGCCCTGGCGCTGCCTGCGGGCACCAAGACCGGTTCCGACTGGCAATGGCTGCCGCTGGAGTGGCGCCCGCTGTGA
- a CDS encoding ABC transporter substrate-binding protein, producing the protein MRKNAVIQALLAAGLIAAAPLASAASNLVFCSEGSPAGFDPGQYTTGTDFDAGAEAVFNRLTQFERGGTAVEPGLAEKWDISDDGLTYTFHLRPGVKFHSTDYFKPTREFNADDVLFTFQRMLDKDHPFRKAYPTEFPYFTDMGMDANIAKLEKFDEHTVRFTLNTVDAAFIQNMAMSFASIHSAEYADQLLKAGKAADLNQKPIGTGPFVFSRYQKDAQIRYKGNKDYWKPEDVKIDNLIFAINSDASVRYQKLKAGECQITAYPRPADLDAMRKDPKLDVPQQAGFNVGYIAYNIEHKPFDKLEVRQALDMAVNKPAIIKAVYQGSGQLATNGMPPTQWSYDDSIKDPAYDPEKAKALLKAAGVAEGTEITLWAMPVQRPYNPNAKLMAEMLQADWAKIGIKAKIVSYEWGEYNKRAKAGEHDALLIGWTGDNGDPDNWLGVLYGCDAIGGNNYSRWCDKGYDKLIKEGKAVTDKDKRTALYKEAQQILKREVPITPIAHSTVNQPMSKTVKDFRISPFGLNSFYGVSVEK; encoded by the coding sequence ATGCGTAAAAACGCCGTCATCCAAGCGCTGCTCGCCGCCGGCCTGATCGCCGCCGCACCGCTCGCCAGCGCCGCCAGCAACCTGGTCTTCTGTTCCGAAGGCAGCCCCGCTGGCTTCGACCCCGGCCAGTACACCACCGGCACCGACTTCGACGCGGGGGCCGAAGCGGTCTTCAACCGCCTCACCCAGTTCGAGCGCGGCGGCACAGCGGTCGAACCCGGCCTGGCGGAGAAGTGGGACATATCCGACGACGGCCTGACCTACACCTTCCACCTGCGCCCGGGCGTGAAGTTCCACAGCACCGACTACTTCAAGCCCACCCGCGAATTCAACGCCGACGACGTGCTCTTCACCTTCCAGCGCATGCTCGACAAGGACCACCCCTTCCGCAAGGCGTACCCCACCGAGTTCCCCTACTTCACCGACATGGGCATGGACGCCAACATCGCCAAGCTGGAGAAGTTCGACGAGCACACCGTGCGCTTCACCCTCAACACCGTGGACGCGGCCTTCATCCAGAACATGGCCATGAGCTTCGCCTCCATCCACTCCGCCGAGTACGCCGACCAGCTGCTCAAGGCCGGCAAGGCCGCCGACCTCAACCAGAAGCCCATCGGCACCGGCCCGTTCGTCTTCAGCCGTTACCAGAAGGACGCGCAGATCCGCTACAAGGGCAACAAGGACTACTGGAAGCCCGAGGACGTGAAGATCGACAACCTGATCTTCGCCATCAACTCCGACGCCTCGGTGCGTTACCAGAAGCTCAAGGCCGGCGAATGCCAGATCACCGCCTACCCGCGCCCGGCCGACCTCGATGCCATGCGCAAGGACCCCAAGCTCGACGTACCGCAGCAGGCCGGCTTCAACGTCGGCTACATCGCCTACAACATCGAGCACAAACCCTTCGACAAGCTCGAAGTGCGCCAGGCGCTGGACATGGCGGTGAACAAGCCGGCCATCATCAAGGCCGTCTACCAGGGCTCCGGCCAGCTCGCCACCAACGGCATGCCGCCGACCCAATGGTCCTACGACGACAGCATCAAGGACCCCGCCTACGACCCCGAGAAGGCCAAGGCCCTACTCAAGGCCGCCGGCGTCGCCGAGGGCACCGAGATCACTCTCTGGGCCATGCCCGTGCAGCGCCCCTACAACCCCAACGCCAAGCTGATGGCCGAGATGCTCCAGGCCGACTGGGCCAAGATCGGCATCAAGGCCAAGATCGTTTCCTACGAATGGGGCGAGTACAACAAGCGCGCCAAGGCCGGTGAGCACGACGCCCTGCTGATCGGCTGGACCGGCGACAACGGGGACCCGGACAACTGGCTCGGCGTGCTCTACGGCTGCGATGCCATCGGCGGCAACAACTACTCGCGCTGGTGCGACAAGGGCTACGACAAGCTGATCAAGGAGGGCAAGGCGGTCACCGACAAGGACAAGCGCACCGCCCTCTATAAAGAGGCCCAGCAGATCCTCAAGCGTGAAGTGCCGATCACCCCGATCGCCCACTCCACCGTCAACCAGCCCATGAGCAAGACGGTGAAGGACTTCCGCATCAGCCCCTTCGGCCTCAACTCCTTCTATGGCGTGAGCGTCGAGAAGTAA
- a CDS encoding YfaP family protein, with translation MRAPLLLCLTFLASMAQAAEPAATLEGPTAGWRYAGLLDRSENPAVAYPTPPIDRGGQRNRTLIEGRLANLGHVRQPHRLVVNGNPLPLYTDDQGRFVRPYAFGAGSNGVELVSGDGKSVKRVQFYEANTHRTPARLRVVLGWDDPKAELDLHIVTPDGQHAFWADPVMSNGGGLDTDSVDGPGPEMFTMTAPLHGTYLVYVNYWGNLGAGGYNFDAGSNQNEVITSQISLVFNENTVNEKRETFLVPLRAIGELLLVKSFNF, from the coding sequence ATGCGCGCCCCCCTCCTGCTCTGCCTGACGTTCCTGGCCTCCATGGCCCAGGCCGCCGAACCGGCCGCGACGCTGGAGGGGCCGACCGCCGGCTGGCGCTACGCCGGGCTGCTGGACCGCAGCGAGAACCCCGCCGTCGCCTACCCCACGCCGCCCATCGACCGAGGCGGCCAGCGCAACCGCACCCTGATCGAAGGCCGCCTGGCCAACCTCGGCCACGTACGCCAGCCGCATCGCCTGGTGGTCAATGGCAACCCGCTGCCGCTCTACACCGACGACCAGGGCCGCTTCGTCCGCCCCTATGCCTTCGGCGCCGGCTCCAACGGCGTCGAGCTGGTGTCCGGTGATGGCAAGTCGGTCAAGCGCGTGCAGTTCTACGAGGCCAACACCCATCGGACGCCCGCGCGCCTGCGCGTCGTGCTCGGCTGGGACGACCCCAAGGCCGAGCTCGACCTGCACATCGTCACTCCCGACGGCCAGCACGCCTTCTGGGCGGACCCGGTGATGAGCAACGGCGGCGGCCTGGACACCGACAGCGTCGATGGCCCGGGGCCGGAGATGTTCACCATGACCGCGCCGCTGCACGGCACCTACCTGGTGTACGTCAACTACTGGGGCAACCTGGGCGCAGGCGGCTACAACTTCGACGCCGGCAGCAACCAGAACGAGGTGATCACCTCGCAGATCAGCCTGGTGTTCAACGAGAACACCGTGAATGAGAAACGCGAGACCTTCCTCGTCCCGCTGCGTGCCATCGGCGAGCTGCTGCTCGTCAAATCCTTCAATTTCTGA
- a CDS encoding AEC family transporter: MFAVVQQIIGITAPVFSMLFLGVLLRRLRWIDAPFIDTASSLVFRGTMPTMLFLAIVQADLRTALQPRLIGYFVLATLVCFGLAWLWAIWRVPKADRGVYTQGAFRGNNGIIGLALATSMYGDYGLSVGGVLGGVVILCYNTLSSVVLALYAPNAKTDPWSLFKSILGNPLIIGVLAAIPVAYLQLPLPAWVVTSGEYFAQMTLPLALICIGGTLSLASLRASGPMAMSASLMKMVWLPLVATVGAWVCGFRNAELAILFLYFASPTAAASFVMARAVNGNHELAAAIIVITTLAAVVTTNLGLLTLQLMGLI; encoded by the coding sequence ATGTTCGCCGTCGTCCAGCAAATCATCGGCATCACCGCGCCGGTCTTTTCCATGCTTTTCCTCGGTGTGCTGCTGCGGCGCCTGCGCTGGATCGACGCTCCCTTCATCGATACCGCCTCCTCGCTGGTCTTTCGCGGCACCATGCCGACCATGCTGTTCCTCGCCATCGTCCAGGCCGACCTGCGCACCGCGTTGCAGCCGCGGCTGATCGGCTACTTCGTCCTGGCCACGCTGGTGTGCTTCGGCCTGGCCTGGCTCTGGGCGATCTGGCGGGTGCCGAAGGCGGACCGCGGCGTCTATACCCAGGGCGCCTTCCGTGGCAACAACGGCATCATCGGCCTGGCCCTGGCCACCAGCATGTACGGCGACTACGGGCTCTCGGTGGGCGGGGTGCTCGGGGGCGTGGTGATCCTCTGCTACAACACCCTGTCCTCGGTGGTGCTGGCTCTCTACGCGCCCAACGCCAAGACCGACCCCTGGAGCCTGTTCAAGAGCATCCTCGGCAACCCGCTGATCATCGGCGTACTGGCGGCCATCCCGGTGGCCTACCTGCAACTGCCGTTGCCGGCCTGGGTGGTCACATCCGGCGAGTACTTCGCGCAGATGACCCTGCCCCTGGCGCTGATCTGTATCGGCGGCACCCTGTCCCTGGCCTCCCTGCGCGCGAGCGGGCCGATGGCGATGAGCGCCAGCCTGATGAAGATGGTCTGGCTGCCCCTGGTGGCCACGGTCGGCGCCTGGGTCTGCGGCTTCCGCAATGCCGAGCTGGCGATCCTCTTCCTCTATTTCGCCAGCCCCACGGCGGCGGCCAGTTTCGTCATGGCGCGCGCGGTGAACGGCAACCACGAGCTGGCGGCGGCGATCATCGTGATCACCACCCTGGCGGCGGTGGTCACCACCAACCTCGGCCTGCTGACGTTGCAGCTGATGGGGCTGATCTAG
- a CDS encoding SIMPL domain-containing protein (The SIMPL domain is named for its presence in mouse protein SIMPL (signalling molecule that associates with mouse pelle-like kinase). Bacterial member BP26, from Brucella, was shown to assemble into a channel-like structure, while YggE from E. coli has been associated with resistance to oxidative stress.): protein MQAITRLAAAITLCAATFGSLSAQAEEARYNQVALRAEVSQEVAHDLMHVTLYSESQSADPAKLAAEITRTINAAVEKARGTNGVSVSLGSRNSYPVYDDKGQKITGWRERAELRLESPDFATLSQLSADLMGTLKMGGMDFSIADPTRKKNEDALIKQAVDAFKARAQLATEALGGSGYKLVSLNLNSAGFQPQPVMMRAMAAKSSMYDSAPAPEVEAGTSRVTVNADGVIEVQMP, encoded by the coding sequence ATGCAAGCCATCACCCGCCTCGCCGCTGCCATCACCCTGTGCGCCGCGACCTTCGGCAGCCTCTCCGCCCAGGCCGAGGAAGCCCGCTACAACCAGGTGGCGCTGCGCGCCGAGGTCAGCCAGGAAGTGGCCCACGACCTGATGCACGTGACCCTCTACAGCGAATCCCAGAGCGCCGACCCGGCGAAGCTCGCCGCCGAAATCACCCGCACCATCAACGCCGCGGTGGAAAAGGCGCGGGGCACCAACGGGGTATCGGTGAGCCTGGGCAGCCGCAACAGCTACCCGGTCTACGACGACAAGGGCCAGAAGATCACCGGCTGGCGCGAGCGTGCCGAACTGCGCCTGGAAAGCCCCGACTTCGCCACCCTGTCCCAGCTCAGCGCCGACCTGATGGGCACCCTGAAGATGGGCGGCATGGACTTCAGCATCGCCGACCCGACCCGCAAGAAAAACGAGGACGCGCTGATCAAGCAGGCCGTGGACGCCTTCAAGGCCCGCGCCCAGCTGGCCACGGAAGCCCTCGGCGGCAGCGGCTACAAGCTGGTCAGCCTCAACCTCAACAGCGCCGGCTTCCAGCCGCAGCCGGTGATGATGCGCGCCATGGCCGCCAAGTCGTCGATGTACGACAGCGCCCCGGCACCGGAGGTCGAGGCCGGCACCAGCCGGGTGACCGTCAACGCCGACGGCGTCATCGAGGTGCAGATGCCCTGA
- a CDS encoding response regulator transcription factor, whose translation MSDEPLIEGEEQPHLLLVDDDATFTRVMARAMSRRGLRVSVAGSAEEGLVLARDDLPDYAVLDLKMEGDSGLVLLPKLLELDPEMRVVILTGYSSIATAVEAIKRGATNYLCKPADADDVLTALLSQHADLDTLVPENPMSVDRLQWEHIQRVLAEHDGNISATARALGMHRRTLQRKLQKRPVRR comes from the coding sequence ATGAGCGATGAACCCCTGATCGAAGGCGAAGAACAGCCCCACCTGCTGCTGGTGGACGACGACGCCACCTTCACCCGTGTCATGGCCCGTGCCATGAGTCGCCGTGGCCTGCGGGTCTCGGTCGCCGGCTCGGCCGAGGAAGGCCTGGTCCTGGCCAGGGACGACCTGCCCGATTACGCCGTGCTCGACCTGAAGATGGAGGGCGACTCCGGCCTGGTGCTGCTGCCCAAGCTGCTGGAGCTGGACCCGGAGATGCGCGTGGTGATCCTCACCGGCTATTCGAGCATCGCCACCGCCGTGGAAGCCATCAAGCGCGGCGCCACCAACTACCTGTGCAAGCCGGCCGATGCCGACGACGTGCTGACCGCGCTGCTGTCCCAGCATGCCGACCTGGACACCCTGGTGCCGGAAAACCCGATGTCGGTGGACCGCCTGCAGTGGGAGCACATCCAGCGTGTGCTGGCCGAGCACGACGGCAACATCTCCGCCACCGCCCGTGCCCTGGGCATGCACCGCCGCACCTTGCAGCGCAAGCTGCAGAAGCGCCCGGTGCGTCGCTGA